The Zonotrichia albicollis isolate bZonAlb1 chromosome 9, bZonAlb1.hap1, whole genome shotgun sequence genome has a window encoding:
- the SLC16A14 gene encoding monocarboxylate transporter 14 produces the protein MYASREDIGYDFGDDSKVGSKPIKPNPNIDGGWAWMIVFSSFLVHILIMGSQMALGILNMEWLEEFNQSRGLTAWVSSLSMGITLIVGPFIGLFISMCGCRTTAIIGGILNALGWILSAYASNVHYLFLTFGVTAGIGSGMVYLPAVVMVGQYFQNRRALAQGLSTTGTGFGAFLMTALLKYLCTEFGWRNAMFIQGAISLNLCVCGALMRPLSPKELREKYVVGNDSEENRAKALSHSTETIKSNGVLGEEPEKKEEAANEEVLGSVQHIEIGGKSGSERSMYGLRLFKTVSQLTVTVRKGLALWYSSYFGAASLFTNRVFVAFIIWALFAYSSFVIPFIHLPEIVKQYKLSRQDNVFPLTSIIAIVHIFGKVILGIISDLPCISTWNVFLMANFTLVTCILTLPLMQTYIGLAVVCALIGFSSGYFSLMPVVTEDLVGTKHLANAYGIIICANGISALFGPPFAGWIYDITQKYDFSFYIAGLLYMVGIIFLLIQPCIQKKQSREKSTEEAQV, from the exons ATGTATGCAAGTCGAGAGGATATTGGATATGATTTTGGAGATGACTCCAAAGTTGGAAGTAAGCCAATTAAACCTAATCCAAACATCGATGGAGGATGGGCTTGGATGATtgtattttcctctttccttgtgCACATACTCATCATGGGCTCCCAAATGGCCCTTGGAATACTCAACATGGAATGGCTTGAGGAATTTAATCAAAGTCGTGGCTTAACAGCGTGGGTTAGCTCCCTCAGCATGGGCATCACACTTATTGTAG GTCCTTTTATCGGTTTGTTCATCAGCATGTGTGGGTGCCGCACGACAGCCATAATTGGAGGGATCCTGAATGCCCTGGGCTGGATACTGAGTGCCTATGCCTCAAATGTGCACTACCTCTTCCTCACCTTTGGAGTGACAGCTG gTATTGGAAGTGGCATGGTTTATCTGCCTGCAGTGGTCATGGTAGGGCAATATTTTCAGAACAGAAGAGCACTTGCACAAGGGCTCAGTACCACGGGAACGGGGTTTGGAGCTTTCTTAATGACTGCCTTACTGAAGTACCTCTGCACTGAATTTGGGTGGAGGAATGCAATGTTCATCCAGGGGGCCATTTCCCTGAACCTCTGTGTCTGTGGGGCACTCATGAGACCACTCTCTCCCAAAGAGCTCCGTGAAAAATATGTGGTGGGAAATGATAGCGAAGAAAATCGGGCAAAAGCTCTGTCCCACTCTACAGAGACTATAAAATCTAATGGAGTCCTTGGTGAAGAAccagagaaaaaagaagaggCAGCAAATGAAGAAGTGCTGGGCAGTGTGCAGCACATAGAAATCGGAGGTAAATCTGGAAGTGAAAGAAGCATGTATGGACTGCGCCTCTTTAAGACAGTGAGCCAGCTGACAGTCACAGTCAGGAAGGGCCTTGCACTCTGGTACTCCAGCTATTTTGGAGCTGCATCACTGTTTACCAATAGAGTATTTGTGGCCTTTATCATTTGGGCTTTGTTTGCCTATAGCAGCTTTGTCATTCCCTTTATTCACCTTCCAGAAATAGTCAAGCAGTACAAATTATCTAGGCAGGACAATGTATTTCCTTTGACATCCATTATAGCCATTGTTCATATTTTTGGTAAAGTGATCCTTGGAATCATCTCTGATCTGCCATGCATCAGCACATGGAATGTCTTCCTCATGGCTAACTTTACCCTGGTCACCTGCATTCTTACTTTGCCACTAATGCAGACATACATTGgcctggctgtggtttgtgcTCTAATAGGATTTTCTAGTGGCTATTTTTCTCTAATGCCTGTTGTGACTGAAGATTTAGTTGGAACTAAACACCTTGCAAATGCCTATGGCATCATCATTTGTGCCAATGGAATATCTGCTTTGTTTGGACCACCCTTTGCAG GTTGGATCTATGACATCACACAAAAATacgatttttctttttacatagCTGGATTGCTATACATGGTGGGAATAATATTTTTACTTATACAACCTTGTATTCAAAAGAAACAGTCAAGAGAAAAATCTACAGAAGAAGCACAAGTATAG